The Desulfosporosinus sp. Sb-LF genome has a segment encoding these proteins:
- a CDS encoding DUF6544 family protein: MGILIMFFCLSLIVTFVANSLFTKKVESEVEALFANHKQQEKGLVSKAELVGLPSPVQKWLEYSQLVGKERISTVRLKQVGSLRMKIEQPWMAEEAEQYFTTVEPGFIWKAKIKPARVLFIAGRDRYSNGQGNMLIRLLSLITVANGSGPEIDQGTMLRYLAETVWFPSAALSDYITWEAINETSARASMSYGGVTASGVFTFNEKGEAVNFTAKRYMDNNGKYSLETWSVSMRDYKVFEGIKIPTKGELTWKLQSGDFTWFNWEITDIEYNKPIAY, from the coding sequence TTGGGAATACTCATAATGTTCTTTTGCCTATCGCTTATAGTCACGTTTGTTGCAAATAGCTTATTTACAAAAAAGGTAGAAAGTGAAGTAGAAGCACTCTTCGCTAATCATAAACAGCAAGAAAAAGGCCTTGTTAGCAAGGCAGAGTTAGTAGGCCTGCCTTCTCCGGTACAAAAATGGTTGGAATACTCCCAATTGGTTGGGAAGGAGAGAATCAGCACAGTTCGTTTGAAACAAGTTGGATCTTTGCGCATGAAAATAGAGCAGCCTTGGATGGCTGAAGAGGCGGAACAATATTTTACTACTGTAGAACCGGGGTTTATTTGGAAAGCCAAGATTAAGCCTGCTCGGGTTCTATTCATCGCGGGAAGAGACAGATACTCTAACGGCCAGGGAAATATGCTTATTAGGCTTCTTTCGTTAATCACTGTGGCCAACGGCTCGGGCCCGGAAATCGACCAGGGTACCATGCTGAGATACCTGGCTGAAACTGTGTGGTTTCCATCGGCTGCCTTAAGCGACTACATAACCTGGGAAGCGATTAATGAAACTTCTGCGAGGGCAAGTATGAGTTACGGTGGAGTAACCGCATCAGGTGTATTTACCTTTAACGAAAAGGGTGAGGCCGTTAACTTTACTGCTAAAAGATATATGGACAACAACGGGAAGTATTCCTTGGAAACGTGGTCTGTATCCATGAGAGATTATAAAGTGTTTGAGGGAATAAAAATCCCTACCAAGGGAGAGCTGACCTGGAAATTACAATCTGGAGATTTCACTTGGTTTAATTGGGAGATCACCGATATTGAGTACAACAAGCCTATCGCTTATTAA
- the ric gene encoding iron-sulfur cluster repair di-iron protein, whose protein sequence is MFTTENRIGDIVAQFPKSADVLKAYSIDFCCGGDRPLAEALKEKNLDDQEVLTKINQMYVNSKNIKSKDTDWTKATLATLTDHIVQKHHRYLNEELPKISEYVTRILNVHGDHHPELKQVNTLFHKLKDELEEHLVKEEQIEFPLIKAYEENPSHDKLNRALIVMGDLEKEHVGAGDILKELQRITDNFKIPADGCNSYGLTYAKLSELMNDTFQHIHLENNILFPRLKAKQLH, encoded by the coding sequence ATGTTTACAACGGAAAATAGGATCGGAGACATTGTCGCGCAATTTCCAAAGTCTGCAGACGTGTTAAAGGCTTATAGTATTGACTTTTGCTGCGGCGGTGATCGTCCCTTAGCAGAAGCATTAAAAGAAAAAAATTTAGATGACCAAGAGGTACTGACTAAAATTAATCAAATGTACGTAAACTCCAAGAATATCAAATCCAAAGATACAGACTGGACTAAAGCAACTTTAGCCACACTGACAGATCATATAGTACAAAAACATCATCGTTATCTGAATGAAGAGTTACCCAAAATCAGTGAATATGTAACTAGAATTCTAAATGTTCATGGCGATCACCATCCCGAATTGAAACAAGTCAATACGCTCTTTCACAAGCTTAAAGACGAATTAGAGGAGCATCTTGTTAAAGAAGAACAGATTGAATTCCCGTTAATAAAGGCTTATGAGGAAAACCCTTCCCACGACAAGCTAAACCGCGCTTTGATCGTGATGGGCGATTTGGAAAAGGAACATGTTGGAGCAGGCGATATCCTCAAAGAGCTGCAGCGAATAACAGATAACTTCAAGATCCCAGCTGATGGCTGTAATAGTTACGGACTTACGTATGCAAAGCTTTCCGAACTCATGAACGATACCTTTCAGCACATTCATCTGGAAAATAACATTTTATTCCCACGTCTTAAGGCGAAGCAATTGCATTAA
- a CDS encoding Ada metal-binding domain-containing protein, producing the protein MADNNSTKNYRLLDANGKAYESDTKGTLGGHRKHKIYGRLDCPSALRYIAKRQHVKNRVFFADEGTAIAAGYRPCAKCMPKEYAVWKTKKLIVISLLFHGDK; encoded by the coding sequence TTGGCTGATAATAATTCCACAAAAAATTATAGACTTCTAGATGCAAATGGAAAAGCCTATGAAAGTGACACTAAGGGAACCTTAGGAGGTCATCGTAAACACAAAATATATGGTCGTTTAGATTGTCCATCAGCCTTACGTTACATAGCTAAGAGGCAACATGTGAAAAATCGCGTGTTTTTTGCAGACGAAGGGACAGCGATTGCGGCGGGATATCGTCCATGTGCGAAATGTATGCCAAAAGAGTATGCTGTATGGAAAACAAAGAAATTAATTGTGATTTCCCTCCTCTTTCATGGTGACAAGTAA